The Rhodospirillaceae bacterium nucleotide sequence CTGTCGCCAGGCGATCCTACAGTGGGATCTTCGGTGCCACGATTGCACGTTTTCCGGAAGAGATCGTCGTCGTCCAGATCGTCATTCCTGAGGCCGACAGTTTTTTTCTAGCGCTATCTGGCGTTCCGGTTGTTCCATCGATCCGCCATTGTCGTAAGACCTTAGATCTGGTCAACACGGAATGATCTCCTGGAAGGCGCACCAGCCGCAAAAAAAAGGAGAGGTAAGGCATTCCTGCCTTGCCTCTCCGAGGTTACACGCAGGTGCTGTTTAAAACTTGATCGACGAACCGACGGACACTTCAAACGCGTCGTAGTCGTCGGCTCCATCACTTTCATCGGCGGACTCGACCCGTGTATAGGCGAGGGCCGCATCGATATCGATACCTGGTCCCATGGCGTAGGAACCCGTCAAGGCATAGCGGTCGAGTTTGTTGTCGTCATCGTCGACCGCAGCGTTTTCCGAGTTCACATGCGCCCAACCCAACCCAAAGGTCCAGGCATCAATCTCATACGCGCCCCCGACGCCGACCATCCAGACATCGTCGCCCTTGGTGCCGGCCCCGTCGTCCAAGAAAGTGAACGCTGTGCCGAAGCTGAGATTGCCGAAAGAGAGGTTGACGCCAGCATTGTAACCGGCTTGTTCGTCGGCATCGCCGCCATTCTGCCCTGCATCTTCGACATCGCCTTCCCAATAGGCAGCACCGCCAAGGGCCAGGCCCCAGCCATCGCCCTGATAATCATAGTGGAGGCCGAGGCCGACATTGTGATTGGCACTATCCGACTCGCGGAAGGGATGAAACGTTCCGTCGGCATCGTCGTCGCCGGAATAGCCCTCCTCGTCATCGTTAGGCGTGTAGGACAGGCCGAAGCTGAACCCGGACCAGATCGGCGAATAGTAGGCAACCTTCTGCGACTTGTCCTGCCTGGTCAGGGTGCCCTCGGGATCAAAGGCCGGCAAGATGACAGCGCCGCTGGTGTTCGGCGAATACGGACCGAAATTGGCGGTCGACCCGGGTGGCAGCATATACATGTTTCCGGCAGCACCCGCCTGCGAACCGATACGGATGTCACCGAAACCGCCCTTGAAGAAGGCGTAAGCGGCGTCGATCTGATCGGCTTCGTTCTCGGCTTCGAGCTCTATGCGCGCACCGACCGTCACGCCGTTGTCGAGCGTGACCGAACCCAGGAAGTAGATCTCGGCATCAGTGCCAACGCCGTCAAGGTTGTGGTCATCACCGATTTCATTGGCTCCATCGTCATCGACGGTGATGCCATAGTATGACCGCATGAAGCCACCAAGACTCAATTTAACGCCGTCATAGGCCACAGCGGTACCGGCCAAAAAGCTGACGCTGAGCAGCGCCGAAGTTCCCAGGAGAACTTTTTTCATGTTTTTCCTTTTGATTTTTCGAGGTCGAGAAGAGGAGACGTTGGTGAAGCGGCGGCTGTCGCAGGACTACGAACAGCCATTCATCTTTTGCGAAGCACGTAGAACTGGAAGATCATGCCTTGCCAACCGCCGATGCTCCGGATGACGGAGAGACCGTGTTGGCTGGCAAGGTAGGGAATGCTGATGGCAATCGGCGTATAACCCATGATCAGCATGTAGCTCTTGCTAGGCAGCCGATCAGCAAATCCCGCAAAATATGATGCGGCCTCCTCGCTGCGCATCACCTCTGCATTGAGAAATCGCAATACGAGCAATTCACTGCCGGCGATTGTCGAGCTGAACTGCCCGATCGTCGCCACTTCGACCTGCTGTAATCTTGTTCTCGCGAGCTCAACCATCCGCGGGCTGATATCGGCACCGTAGAGCTGAAACTCCGGGAACGCTTCGCCGATCGAGACTAGGAAGGTGCCGGTCGAACAGGCCGGGTCGAAGACGATAGCATTGCGGGAAAGCTTCAGGGTTGGAATGATCTGGCGAGTAAAGTCGCGTAGATGACGTTCACCGGCATCCAGAAGCTCAGCTAGGTCACTCCCTTGCGTCCAGAATTCCGGCGGTGAAACCAACTCCCGCCTGTCCGGCCCCAGCAGGGCAAAGGGAAACTCAAGTTCACTGGTTTCGAACGCGAGCGCTGCCTCGAATGCCACGTTGCGTTCCGTCGTCGACAGAGGCATGAGCTGGATCTTGATGCAACTCTCCTCGCCCCGCACAGTGTGCAGTTCGCCCAGCAACATGCTCGGATCGACTATGCCGAACGATTCGATCGGCAGATCGACCGGCTTCTGCCCGACATAGATCCGCCGCCGCACGCGGAGAAAGAAAATGCGGTGCCGCGCTGCGGCTTCGATCTCAGCCAATTCTATCAGTGGTTTCACGATTCACATTCAGCAGCGATGGAGACGTCGCCTAGCTGATCCCGACCATCAGGCGCATCGATCGAATGGTGCCACGCCATTCTGGTCCGGCGCATCCACGCTTTGACTGGTGGCGGCCGAAACATCCAGTTCACGCATCTCGGTACCGGTCAGAGTCTGCAGCGCCATCCGATTACCGAGATAGGCAGAATCGCCGTTCACGGTAATGCATGAGTGAATTTTTGTATGATAATAGCCCATGGCCTACCCCACCCGTTGATCGTTGCTGTACCCTTTTAAGACGCGGCAGCGCCGAGGGCGGTTGCAAACTATTCCGCATCAAAGGGCAACCATCACCTCGTGCAGGCGACGCATTGCTTCCTCCTGGATCTGCGGCAGCCGCGCGGTCAGGCGGATACAATCAGGCGGCATGCCTAGGATAAAAGACTTGCCGGGAAACATCGTAACGACGCCCCGCGCCAGCAACGCGCGGCCGATGGCGGGGGCCTGCGGATGCTGCCAGCAGGCAAACAGGGTGGTGCTTGGCGAGTATGTGCCGCCAACCTTCAACAAGGCTGCCTCCAGCTCGCCGCGATTGCGCAGAACCTTGGACCAGATCTCCTTGATTTCACCAAGATGACCGAGGACGGCAATCCCTGCGAGCTCAGCCTGAACGCTAACGTCAAACGGCGGCACGAAGGCATGCAGCCGCGAAATCAATCTGTCCGACCCGACTACATAACCAAGACGGGCGCCTGGAATGAGGAACGCCTTGAAGCCGCGTAGGATAATGAGATTGTTCGGCATCGTCCCTGAGGCATACGTCTCACCAACAAGATCAGCATAGCTTTCGTCAACGATCACCAGTCTTTTTTCGGCAACGGCGAGCAACGATGCCACGGTATCCTGCGGCAGCTTCGTGCCCAACGGATTGTTGGGGTGTGACAGGATGATCGCGTCACACGCACTGAACCGCGCGATCATCTGTGCGGCGTCTTTAAGCGGACAGGTGACAATGGTTGCGCCATACCGCTCAGGCGCAAGCGCCAGCTGCCAGAAGGCCGGCACCGGGACAAGGACCTTCTTGCCGGCGAGCAAGGCACGCGCGACCAGATCCAGCCCGCCATTGACACCCGCGGTGGGCATGATCTGACTCGGGGCGACAGTCAGGTAGTCGGCAAGCGCTGACTTGAGATCCGTCGATTGATGAGGATAGCGTGTGATGAGCTCTACATTCGCAACAAGAGCCTGACGTATCGTATCGGGCAGGCCGAAATCGAGGACGATCGGGTAGACCATGTCGATCGCGCCTTTGCCGTCAACTTTCTCGGCGGACGAGTTGAATGTGCCGTCGAAGCCCAGGGTCATTTTGCAGCCTGACCGATCTCTGGTGCCATCAGCAGACGGCGCGATGGCAGCACGATCAGGCCGGAGGCAACCAGAAAGAACCGATCGCAACCCGGGATCAGGGCTGTTGCCACGGTGATGCCGTTTTCCGTCATATGCCGGATCGCAAAATAGGCCCGACTGCCGGCAAGCTCGATCCGCCGCGCGATCTCGAATTTGTGGTCGGTCGCGCAACGGCCAGACCAGAATTGCGCATCCGCTCCGCCAACTGGCACGTGCACTCTTCCTACCGCCTTGATACGTGCTCCAATATCCATTTCGAGACAGCGCCGCAGCGCTGGATACGCTTCCAATTGGCCTGCCCAGGCCAGCACATCTGACGCGGCCGCCGGCAAGTAGGTTCGGACATGATGATACTGGATGAGCTCGGTCACGCTGCGTTGGATGGCATGGCCGGCATCAAGGGATGTCCCGCAACCATGTGACGGGATACCGCCTGTACTTGCACTGGCCGCCGCTAGATAGGTGGGGACCCCGAATCGACTCGTCATATCGATGAGATAGATTTCGGCGCCCAGTTCGCGCCGCGCTTGGCTGAGGGTAGTCTCTATGGCAGATGGCAACGACTCTTCGGATACCAATCGAACAGGTTCGCCGGTCGGGGCATAGAACTGGCTGACCAGAAACTCCGAAAAGGCGTCCCGCTCAATCACTTCGTTGAGCGCGTGAGTCAGCGCTTCGGCACCATTCGACCCGATCGCCGTGCCGCTATTGCTGGAGTAGCGCAGGAGCCGAGCATAGCCAAAATCATCGCCCGGCAGACGATCCTGGCGCCAATAGGCAGGGTCGGTGAGAAATAAAGGATAAGTGATCTGCTCTTGGCCGACGAGCGGCGCATAGCGGCGTACGGCGAGCCTGGTGCCGGTCTCACCTCGCAAGAGATCAATGATACGTTCGTCGGCACAATGACCGGCGTTCAGCAGATCCGCGATCGGCACCACCGCGCTGTTGGGGTGGTCGACCAGGCCCATCGTGCAATGATGCTCGACAGCTTCGAACAAGGCGCCGACGATAGCTTGGGCAAGATCACCCTTACCGACCCCTTGACTGACGACAGTACCATCCGCCCCCAGCAGCTTGGCCACAACCGTCCTGTGACGTACGCCCAAGAGCTGGAGGTCGTATTTGAGGCCGAAGCCAAAAATGGCTTCCTGAATTCTGGCCAGCGCTGCATAGACAGGAAGGTCGCGCTCGCAGGGAAGCGGGGGAGGCTCCAGGCAGAGCGGAATTCTGCCTGTGCTGGCTGCGTCATCCAACATCGAGCCTCCCCAACGCCGGTGTTCGATCTATGGTCGTTCTGCAGACAAGTCCGGCGTCAAGCCGCGGGCGCGAGGGCAACTCGCACACCGTCAGTCGGCATGATGCCCTGCAGCGAACCAATGCGCTGGAGCTGGTCAATTTCAGATGCGGTCACGATCTGGACTGTACGATCGTTCATCGCGGTGGCTTCCCGATCGTCTTCGGAGCCGATCCGATCAAAGGGACTGAGGCCGGCAAATGCATAACTTATGACAAACTCCATCGAGTGATGTTGGTTGAAACAGAGTGACTGCGAGAAGACGCCGTGGCCATCGATCCGGTTGCAAGATTTGCCGCAAATGGCCCTGGCCCGATCAGTTCCTTGAGGATATGGCAACGACGCCGGGCGCATCACCAAGCAGCCGGTCAAGGCTCGCCTGCGCCTTGTGATGCCCCTGAGCTGCCGCCAGGCGCAACCATTTCGCTGCCTTTTCGAGATCTCGTGGTACGCCCTGGCCGGTCAGGAACAGCTGCCCGATATTGAACTGGCCTTCCGCATTGCCCTGTTCGGCCGCCTTGCGCAACCAGGTCACCGCCGCGAGATAATCCTGCGGCACACCGTTACCCCAGTAATACAAAAGCCCCAGCTTGTATTGGCCGATGGCTTCACCCCTGTTGGCGGCAAAGCGATACAATTCACGTGCCGTCGCATAGTCCTGGCGGCCGTAGGCGGCATCGGCTTCGGCGTACAGATCGCCGGCCGCCACTGTTTCGGTCTTCGGCGCCTGGTCACAACCGGCCAGGAGAGCGGCGGACATACATATTGTGGCAATGAACATTCGAACGCTTCGCGACATAACCTTCTCTCTGATCCAAGCCATGGTTGCTGGCGACCGCGCGACCACCGGACGGCACGAACCGGCGAGCCCGCGGCAAGTTTCAAAAAAGCGGCGGCCCAGGCTGCCGGGCCGCCGCTCGCTATGTGACATCGGTTTTCATGAGACGCTGACGGGGGGTCGCAATCCCAACGATGCTCACAGGAAGCCCGAATAGGACGCAGCGGCTCAACTTTTGTTGCAGGGAATCTTGTACATCGAGAACAATAGCTTGAGATCAGTCAATGTTCTTGTCGTCTTTGTAGTCCTCGATGGCCTCGGCCAACTCTTCATATTCGTCGCATGTGCCGCACGCCTTCTGGAGCGTCACCAACTGCTTCTCCGCGTTGGGGAGATCATCTTCCTCCAAATAGAGCTCGCCAAGATACTCATTGGCACCGAGATGGTTGGGTTCGAGTGCCAGGGCCTTCAGATAGTATTCCATCCCGACCTTCCAGTTGCCGGACTTCCGGTA carries:
- a CDS encoding porin, with amino-acid sequence MKKVLLGTSALLSVSFLAGTAVAYDGVKLSLGGFMRSYYGITVDDDGANEIGDDHNLDGVGTDAEIYFLGSVTLDNGVTVGARIELEAENEADQIDAAYAFFKGGFGDIRIGSQAGAAGNMYMLPPGSTANFGPYSPNTSGAVILPAFDPEGTLTRQDKSQKVAYYSPIWSGFSFGLSYTPNDDEEGYSGDDDADGTFHPFRESDSANHNVGLGLHYDYQGDGWGLALGGAAYWEGDVEDAGQNGGDADEQAGYNAGVNLSFGNLSFGTAFTFLDDGAGTKGDDVWMVGVGGAYEIDAWTFGLGWAHVNSENAAVDDDDNKLDRYALTGSYAMGPGIDIDAALAYTRVESADESDGADDYDAFEVSVGSSIKF
- a CDS encoding sel1 repeat family protein, translating into MSAALLAGCDQAPKTETVAAGDLYAEADAAYGRQDYATARELYRFAANRGEAIGQYKLGLLYYWGNGVPQDYLAAVTWLRKAAEQGNAEGQFNIGQLFLTGQGVPRDLEKAAKWLRLAAAQGHHKAQASLDRLLGDAPGVVAISSRN
- a CDS encoding class I SAM-dependent methyltransferase, producing MAEIEAAARHRIFFLRVRRRIYVGQKPVDLPIESFGIVDPSMLLGELHTVRGEESCIKIQLMPLSTTERNVAFEAALAFETSELEFPFALLGPDRRELVSPPEFWTQGSDLAELLDAGERHLRDFTRQIIPTLKLSRNAIVFDPACSTGTFLVSIGEAFPEFQLYGADISPRMVELARTRLQQVEVATIGQFSSTIAGSELLVLRFLNAEVMRSEEAASYFAGFADRLPSKSYMLIMGYTPIAISIPYLASQHGLSVIRSIGGWQGMIFQFYVLRKR
- a CDS encoding histidinol-phosphate aminotransferase family protein, which encodes MTLGFDGTFNSSAEKVDGKGAIDMVYPIVLDFGLPDTIRQALVANVELITRYPHQSTDLKSALADYLTVAPSQIMPTAGVNGGLDLVARALLAGKKVLVPVPAFWQLALAPERYGATIVTCPLKDAAQMIARFSACDAIILSHPNNPLGTKLPQDTVASLLAVAEKRLVIVDESYADLVGETYASGTMPNNLIILRGFKAFLIPGARLGYVVGSDRLISRLHAFVPPFDVSVQAELAGIAVLGHLGEIKEIWSKVLRNRGELEAALLKVGGTYSPSTTLFACWQHPQAPAIGRALLARGVVTMFPGKSFILGMPPDCIRLTARLPQIQEEAMRRLHEVMVAL
- a CDS encoding YcaO-like family protein translates to MLDDAASTGRIPLCLEPPPLPCERDLPVYAALARIQEAIFGFGLKYDLQLLGVRHRTVVAKLLGADGTVVSQGVGKGDLAQAIVGALFEAVEHHCTMGLVDHPNSAVVPIADLLNAGHCADERIIDLLRGETGTRLAVRRYAPLVGQEQITYPLFLTDPAYWRQDRLPGDDFGYARLLRYSSNSGTAIGSNGAEALTHALNEVIERDAFSEFLVSQFYAPTGEPVRLVSEESLPSAIETTLSQARRELGAEIYLIDMTSRFGVPTYLAAASASTGGIPSHGCGTSLDAGHAIQRSVTELIQYHHVRTYLPAAASDVLAWAGQLEAYPALRRCLEMDIGARIKAVGRVHVPVGGADAQFWSGRCATDHKFEIARRIELAGSRAYFAIRHMTENGITVATALIPGCDRFFLVASGLIVLPSRRLLMAPEIGQAAK